AACTTTGGCATTTCTGGCCATATTCTCCAGCACGAATTCTACCTCTTCCAGGTACAATCCTTTCAACGTTTTCATGAACTCCTCCACAAAATTTTGATAAGCTTTGTTATTTTCATCCTAATTAGTTGTCAAACTTTTTTTATTATATTAATCAAATTTTTTTTATGTTGTAATTATTTGCGATTTGGTGTTTTATGATTATAATACATTATTATTTGTAATTGTAATTATTAAAGATTTTAGTTAAAATTTTCTGGAGTAATTTTTTATTTGACAGTAATATCGTTAAGAAATTTTTTGTGCCGATTTTGTGAATTTTATGTGAATTAATTTTTGCATATTGGAAATGTGTTTTCATTTTCTGCAATACTTCCTTCCAATAGCAGCGAGTTATGTTTTCAGCTTGTGTTTTTGTTAATCAGGATTGCCAACTTGTGTTTTGTCGTAAAATATTTTTTCAGAAACTCGAAGGAGGGTTATGCGAATTGAAAGGTTTGCTGATTGGTAATCGTATTCCGAGGGAATACTTCATCACTACCGGAACCGGTGAAAGTGATATTACAATTCATGCCGGTTCATATCATCTGGCACTCAAAGATGCCGGAATCGAAAAAGCTAACATCATGACATATTCATCTATTTTACCTGGAATTGCTCAGGAAATCACACGACCAACAAATTACGTTCATGGCGAAGTTATGGAAACCATCATGGCTGCCTGTCATGGCGAAAGTGGAACGCGAGTTACGGCAGGAATTATTTTTGGCTGGCTTTACAACCGAAAAACCGGTAAAAAATATGGCGGATTAGTTTGTGAGCATAATGGAGCTTATCCTAAACAGGAAATTGAAGATCTACTGCAAAGCAGTCTTCAAGAGCTTTATACCAATGGTTTTGATGATGATTATGAACTTAAAGATTTCAAGATCATCACAAGATCGTTCGTTCCTAAGAAGAAGCATGGAACAGCTCTGGTTGCACTTTGCTTTACAAATTATATCTTTCCGATCTTGTCGGAAGAAGAAGTTGTTTTATGAACTTTGCAGATATTACAGAAAAATATGCTCAGTTTGATACAGCAAAAATTGTAATTCTGCCTGTTCTCTACGATGGAACAAGTACCTGGCAGAAAGGCTCAGATAAAGGACCGGAAGCGATTTTGGAGGCTTCTGCCAATATGGAACTTTACGACATCGAAACCGATTGTGAAGTTTTTAAGCAGGGAATTTTTACTGCAGAACCTATAGCTGAAAATACACTTCCAGAATTAATGGTTCATGAAGTTGAAAAGTCAGTTTCAGATTTTCTGAAAGCTGATAAATTCGTTGTAACTCTGGGTGGT
This genomic window from Candidatus Cloacimonadota bacterium contains:
- a CDS encoding pyruvoyl-dependent arginine decarboxylase codes for the protein MKGLLIGNRIPREYFITTGTGESDITIHAGSYHLALKDAGIEKANIMTYSSILPGIAQEITRPTNYVHGEVMETIMAACHGESGTRVTAGIIFGWLYNRKTGKKYGGLVCEHNGAYPKQEIEDLLQSSLQELYTNGFDDDYELKDFKIITRSFVPKKKHGTALVALCFTNYIFPILSEEEVVL